One region of Armigeres subalbatus isolate Guangzhou_Male chromosome 3, GZ_Asu_2, whole genome shotgun sequence genomic DNA includes:
- the LOC134222002 gene encoding LOW QUALITY PROTEIN: uncharacterized protein K02A2.6-like (The sequence of the model RefSeq protein was modified relative to this genomic sequence to represent the inferred CDS: inserted 2 bases in 1 codon) codes for MPGSGDFQVIYQQILRQNQAMAEQNTRQMEMMERFGNQENVSNRSAGSPEFIIESLASNIREFVYDPDNGLVFDRWYRKYEDLFLKDGAKLDDAAKVRLLLRSLSVTVHDKYVNFVLPKHPREYSFDETVKKLTELFSVRISLFSKRYQCFQLTKHDADDFLTYAGTVNRCCEDFELSKITADQFKSLIFTCGLRSSKDADIRTRLLSKLEANAAHECTLESLITECQRLQNLKHDTAMVEHKKTMSTICAVKQNKPPPMTLSSKKKKKTKSEGPKTPCWQCGGTHYVRDCTYTKHVCRDCKQTGHKEGYCGSYTSKAALKKKKDVNGIFSINQVSCTFRRKFLTVDINGSQVTLQLYTASDITIVSKKQWKKNLGSLTLTPTTRTARTASGDAFHLLGELRYPIKLGGVTKTATFYVTNNSINLIGLDWIELFKLWDTPLSAICNQVHVADGQVNQIQVYKAAYPEVFKNGLGHCKKMKVRLYLKPDAKPVFKPKRPVPFTSMEKIDAELDRLQSLGIITPVDFSQWAAPIVVVKKPRGKIRICADYSTGLNAALEPNHYPLPVPDDIFTKFNGCRYFSVIEXDAYLQVEVDDDSKQLLTINTHRGLFRFNRLAPGVKSAPGAFQQLMNSMVADFEGVDTFLDDTFVASKTEEEHHKMLNALFQRLQAYGFVLREEKCNILKVKYLEHIVDENGLRPDPSKVEAIVKMPPPKDVTTLRSFLGAVNFYAKFVPEMHQLRRPLDALLKKDAKFVWNSECQKSFRRFKEVLQSDLLLTHYDPSLEIIVAADASQSGIGACLLHRSPDGSLKAVAHASRSLTPAEANYGQIEKEGLALVFAVTNFHRMLLGCKFTLQTDHQPLLRIFGQKGIPVHTANRLQRWALTLLCYNFDIEYVSTTQFGYADVLSRLINGYVKPEEDFIIASIQLEDDIEIPLQEAISPLPVTFKSVRGATLQCPVLQQGSPTSVDDPPKSMTSLTLKFALSSLIEMLYR; via the exons atGCCTGGATCCGGCGACTTTCAAGTAATCTACCAGCAAATCCTGCGGCAGAATCAAGCGATGGCGGAGCAAAACACCCGCCAGATGGAGATGATGGAACGTTTCGGCAATCAAGAAAACGTTTCCAATCGGTCGGCGGGCAGCCCGGAGTTCATCATCGAATCTCTGGCCTCCAACATCCGGGAGTTCGTCTACGATCCAGACAACGGGCTCGTTTTCGACCGGTGGTACCGGAAGTACGAAGACCTTTTCCTCAAGGACGGAGCGAAGTTGGACGATGCGGCGAAAGTGCGGTTGCTGTTGAGAAGCCTCAGCGTGACGGTGCACGACAAGTACGTCAACTTCGTGCTCCCAAAGCACCCCCGTGAGTACTCGTTCGATGAGACGGTGAAGAAGCTGACAGAGCTGTTCAGCGTCCGAATCTCCCTGTTCAGCAAGCGGTACCAGTGCTTCCAGCTAACGAAGCACGACGCGGACGACTTTCTAACGTACGCTGGGACGGTCAACCGATGCTGTGAAGACTTCGAGCTCAGCAAGATCACGGCGGACCAATTCAAGAGCCTGATTTTCACCTGTGGGCTTCGATCATCGAAGGACGCAGACATCCGAACGAGACTCCTATCCAAGCTTGAGGCTAACGCGGCGCATGAATGCACTCTGGAATCACTCATCACGGAGTGCCAACGTCTGCAAAACCTCAAGCACGACACGGCCATGGTGGAACACAAGAAAACGATGAGTACAATCTGCGCAGTCAAGCAGAACAAGCCTCCACCGATGACACTGAGttccaaaaagaagaagaagacgaagtcCGAAGGTCCAAAAACACCCTGCTGGCAGTGTGGCGGAACGCACTACGTCCGGGACTGCACCTACACGAAGCACGTTTGTCGGGACTGCAAGCAAACCGGCCACAAAGAAGGGTATTGTGGCAGCTACACATCGAAGGCGGCACtcaagaagaagaaggacgTGAACGGAATTTTCTCCATCAACCAGGTCAGCTGCACTTTTAGACGGAAGTTCCTAACGGTGGATATCAACGGATCTCAAGTCACTCTGCAGTTGTACACCGCGTCCGACATCACCATCGTTTCAAAGAAGCAGTGGAAGAAGAACCTGGGCTCGCTAACGCTGACTCCCACAACACGAACTGCCCGGACTGCGTCGGGTGACGCTTTTCATCTACTTGGTGAACTCCGATACCCAATCAAACTCGGAGGTGTCACCAAAACCGCAACTTTCTACGTGACCAACAACAGCATCAACCTGATCGGTCTGGACTGGATCGAGCTGTTCAAGCTGTGGGACACCCCGCTATCTGCAATCTGCAACCAGGTCCACGTTGCCGATGGTCAAGTCAATCAAATCCAAGTGTACAAAGCTGCGTATCCCGAAGTGTTCAAGAACGGCCTCGGACACTGCAAGAAGATGAAGGTCCGACTCTATCTCAAGCCCGATGCCAAACCCGTTTTCAAGCCGAAGCGCCCAGTTCCTTTCACGTCCatggagaagatcgatgcggaGCTGGACCGACTTCAATCGCTGGGCATCATCACGCCTGTCGATTTCTCGCAGTGGGCGGCTCCGATCGTCGTAGTGAAGAAGCCCAGAGGAAAAATACGAATCTGTGCCGATTACTCAACTGGACTGAACGCTGCCCTGGAGCCCAACCATTACCCGCTACCGGTCCCTGATGACATCTTTACCAAGTTCAATGGGTGCCGGTATTTCAGCGTCATCGA TGACGCCTATCTTCAAGTGGAAGTTGACGACGACTCGAAGCAGCTGCTCACAATCAACACGCATCGAGGTCTCTTCCGCTTCAACCGGCTCGCACCAGGAGTAAAATCCGCTCCCGGGGCTTTCCAGCAATTGATGAACAGCATGGTTGCCGATTTCGAAGGAGTGGACACGTTTCTGGACGACACCTTCGTGGCCAGCAAAACCGAAGAGGAGCACCACAAGATGCTCAACGCACTGTTTCAACGCCTTCAAGCCTACGGTTTCGTTCTGAGAGAAGAAAAGTGCAACATTCTGAAGGTGAAGTATTTGGAGCACATCGTAGACGAGAACGGTCTCCGTCCAGACCCATCCAAGGTGGAAGCCATTGTCAAGATGCCACCGCCCAAAGATGTCACAACTCTACGCTCGTTCCTTGGTGCGGTGAATTTCTACGCGAAGTTTGTCCCGGAGATGCACCAACTGCGGCGGCCACTCGACGCGCTGCTGAAGAAGGATGCCAAATTCGTTTGGAACAGCGAGTGCCAGAAATCGTTCAGGCGCTTCAAGGAAGTACTCCAGTCGGATTTGCTTCTGACACACTACGATCCATCACTAGAGATCATAGTTGCTGCCGACGCCTCGCAGTCAGGAATCGGTGCCTGCCTTCTACACAGGTCCCCCGATGGCTCACTCAAAGCTGTTGCACACGCTTCCCGCTCACTCACCCCCGCGGAGGCAAATTACGGACAGATCGAGAAGGAAGGTCTTGCACTGGTGTTTGCCGTGACGAATTTCCATCGGATGCTGCTCGGATGCAAGTTCACCCTCCAGACGGATCATCAGCCACTCCTGCGGATATTCGGACAGAAGGGTATTCCGGTTCACACGGCCAACCGCCTTCAACGTTGGGCTCTAACGCTTCTGTGCTACAACTTCGACATCGAGTACGTGTCCACCACGCAGTTTGGATATGCCGACGTACTGTCCCGCCTCATCAACGGTTACGTCAAACCAGAGGAGGACTTCATCATCGCATCGATTCAACTGGAAGACGACATCGAGATTCCACTCCAGGAAGCCATCAGTCCGCTGCCAGTTACGTTCAAATCGGTGCGCGGCGCTACTCTCCAGTGCCCAGTTCTCCAACAAGGTTCTCCAACCAGCGTGGATGACCCTCCAAAATCGATGACATCGCTAACCCTGAAGTTCGCCCTTTCTTCGCTCATCGAGATGCTCTATCGGTAG
- the LOC134219829 gene encoding eukaryotic translation initiation factor 3 subunit F encodes MSTINLPLNLTVRVHPVVLFQIVDAYERRNADSQRVIGTLLGSVDKGVVEVTNCFCVPHKEHADQVEAELGYASDLYDLNRRVNPSENIVGWWATGQEVTNHSSVIHEYYARECNNPIHLTLDTSLTAARMGFKAYVCVSLGVPGGKTGCMFTPINVEIASYEPEVVGLQLCSKTIGVQPNPARPRTVSPMLDLAQITDASGKLQTLLGEVLTYVEDVLAEKQQPDNSVGRALLDLIHSVPNMTSDQFAQMFNSNVKDLLMVVTLSQLIKTQLQLNEKLTSLTSFIN; translated from the exons ATGTCCACGATAAATTTGCCCCTGAATTTGACCGTACGTGTCCATCCGGTCGTCTTGTTCCAGATTGTTGACGCCTACGAGCGCCGTAATGCCGATTCGCAACGAGTCATCGGAACGCTCTTGG GTTCTGTTGATAAAGGAGTCGTTGAAGTGACCAACTGCTTCTGCGTTCCCCACAAGGAACATGCGGACCAGGTAGAAGCGGAACTTGGATACGCATCAGATTTGTATGATTTGAACCGGCGCGTCAATCCGTCGGAGAACATCGTCG GATGGTGGGCCACCGGCCAGGAAGTAACGAACCACAGTTCGGTTATCCACGAGTACTACGCTCGCGAATGCAACAATCCGATTCACTTGACGTTGGACACATCGCTGACTGCGGCTCGTATGGGTTTCAAGGCGTACGTTTGCGTCTCGCTGGGCGTTCCCGGTGGCAAAACCGGCTGCATGTTTACGCCAATCAACGTCGAAATTGCAAGTTACGAGCCAGAGGTCGTCGGCTTGCAGCTGTGTTCGAAAACGATCGGTGTGCAGCCGAATCCAGCGCGACCGCGTACCGTGTCGCCCATGTTGGACCTCGCCCAGATCACCGATGCTTCGGGCAAGCTGCAAACCCTTTTGGGAGAGGTGTTGACCTACGTCGAGGATGTTTTGGCGGAGAAGCAGCAACCGGACAACTCCGTTGGGCGCGCCTTGCTGGATCTGATCCACTCTGTGCCGAACATGACCTCGGATCAGTTTGCCCAGATGTTCAACTCAAACGTGAAGGATTTGTTGATGGTGGTTACCCTTTCGCAGCTGATTAAGACgcaattgcagttaaatgagaAATTAACCAGCTTGACATCGTTCATCAACTAA
- the LOC134226035 gene encoding autophagy-related protein 9A — MAKNETRTYDTLTNQETNPFNDASKRSPTIEEEETPQSSGLVIHVVPETSKARWNHIEDLDSFFNRLYSYHQKHGFYVMMLQRVFELFQFMFVVVLITYMINCIDYSILFNDKDEYHKVKLSEAMLAPAKCVASLGAIDWLVLTMAGLFWIFRLFKFLCHFVQFWDIKLFFNTALKIADADLDNLTWHEVQKKIREVQSEIQMSINKEQLTELDIYHRILRFKNYMVAMMNKSLLPSTIQLPFLGTVVCLSQALRYNIGLILFWGPWSPFENNWHLREEFKRSNRRIELANKLANQIFWVAVANFVLSPFIFLCQLMYFFFNYVDLIKKEPGTLGMRCWSQYGKLHLRHFNELDHELDARLTRAYRPAVKYMNSFSSPLLIVIARNVAFICGGVASLIFLLAVYDEDVFQVQHVFTIFTILGAASVIARSMIPDENMIWCPEQLLRNVLAHVHYLPAAWRGYAHTSTVRDQFEQFFQLKAMFILNELFSPFVAPFVLMFTLKPKALDLVDFFRHFTVDVIGVGDVCSFAQLDVRKHGNPDWQITNSAIEKDSTEAMNTPMNDNNQYTQGEHGKTELSLVHFTLTNPTWQMPPEARHFVQGIKRHALQDLNRQRGMLYGPTTMTNAMAQSLLSMESLGEQYQSIIHPILQTHNLSNSQQLGLSLNLGGFGSPPPVPPPTTATHLPTGHFQQSNLQSHYHFNSPPSFDFERMLQQNLTDGSTAPLRSTFLHDINENDDDENGGMGAMGGNPMLSSSQAAGTLGDPRSTMSFSTRGGMSRREGPAEGSRTGLLSSLYGENAVSQPSHELTAADMCLSTLYLHELHHNHMRRRGGSLRTEAAQRQLWQRPHQQQSPSVVFPSTSGSGSATAAAASSSTSAAERTPLLGSKKS; from the exons ATGGCTAAAAACGAGACGAGAACGTATGATACTCTAACGAATCAGGAAACGAACCCGTTCAACGATGCGAGCAAGCGATCACCCACCATCGAGGAGGAGGAGACACCTCAAAGTAGTGGGCTGGTTATCCATGTTGTGCCAGAGACGAGTAAAG CGCGATGGAACCATATCGAAGATTTGGATTCGTTCTTCAATCGACTCTACAGCTACCACCAGAAGCACGGATTCTATGTGATGATGCTGCAGAGGGTTTTCGAGCTGTTCCAGTTCATGTTTGTCGTGGTTTTGATCACCTACATGATCAACTGTATAGACTATTCTATACTTTTCAA cGACAAAGATGAGTACCACAAAGTTAAACTCTCGGAAGCTATGTTGGCACCTGCAAAGTGCGTCGCCTCACTGGGAGCCATTGATTGGCTGGTACTGACAATGGCCGGTCTTTTTTGGATTTTCCGATTGTTCAAATTTCTGTGCCATTTCGTGCAGTTTTGGGACATCAAATTGTTCTTCAACACAGCGTTGAAGATTGCCGAT GCTGACCTGGACAATTTAACTTGGCACGAGGTTCAAAAGAAAATCAGAGAAGTGCAATCGGAAATTCAAATGAGCATCAACAAAGAGCAGTTGACTGAGCTAGACATCTATCATAGGATATTGAG ATTCAAAAATTACATGGTTGCAATGATGAACAAATCACTTCTTCCATCTACGATTCAGCTGCCATTTTTAGGGACCGTAGTTTGTTTGAGCCAAGCTTTGCGCTACAATATAGGGTTAATTCTTTTTT GGGGACCGTGGTCTCCGTTCGAGAACAACTGGCATCTACGAGAGGAATTCAAGCGGTCAAACCGTCGTATAGAATTGGCCAACAAACTGGCCAATCAAATTTTCTGGGTGGCAGTAGCCAATTTTGTTCTGTCGCCTTTTATCTTCCTTTGTCAGTTGATGTACTTTTTCTTCAATTATGTTGAT CTAATCAAAAAGGAGCCAGGAACATTGGGGATGAGGTGCTGGTCACAATACGGAAAACTCCATTTACGCCATTTTAACGAGCTGGATCACGAATTGGATGCGCGGCTTACTCGGGCTTACCGGCCGGCAGTGAAATACATGAATTCGTTCTCGTCACCACTTTTGATTGTGATCGCAAG GAACGTAGCATTCATTTGCGGAGGCGTGGCATCTTTGATATTCTTGTTGGCAGTTTACGATGAAGATGTGTTTCAAGTGCAGCACGTGTTTACAATCTTTACGATCCTTGGGGCGGCGAGTGTAATTGCCAG ATCCATGATTCCCGATGAAAACATGATATGGTGCCCGGAGCAATTACTGCGGAACGTTCTCGCACACGTGCACTATCTTCCGGCTGCATGGCGAGGCTATGCTCACACTTCGACAGTTCGCGACCAGTTCGAGCAGTTCTTCCAATTGAAAGCG ATGTTCATCTTGAACGAACTGTTCAGCCCTTTTGTAGCACCATTCGTGTTGATGTTTACCCTGAAGCCAAAAGCACTCGATCTGGTCGACTTCTTCCGTCACTTCACAGTCGATGTGATTGGCGTTGGCGACGTTTGCTCTTTTGCTCAGTTGGACGTCCGTAAACACGGCAATCCAGATTGGCAGATTACCAATAGTGCCATCGAAAAGGACTCTACCGAAGCCATGAATACGCCGATGAATGATAACAATCAGTACACCCAGGGCGAACATGGCAAGACCGAGCTTTCGCTGGTGCATTTCACGCTGACGAACCCCACGTGGCAAATGCCACCGGAAGCCAGACATTTTGTTCAGGGAATCAAACGCCATGCCCTACAAGATCTGAACCGGCAGCGAGGGATGTTGTATGGCCCAACCACCATGACGAATGCCATGGCACAGAGTTTGCTTTCGATGGAGAGCCTTGGCGAGCAGTACCAATCGATAATACATCCAATTCTGCAGACCCACAACCTATCCAACTCGCAACAGTTAGGTTTATCATTGAATCTGGGTGGATTCGGCTCTCCTCCCCCGGTTCCACCACCCACTACGGCAACCCATCTGCCAACCGGACATTTTCAACAGTCGAATTTGCAATCGCATTATCATTTCAACTCGCCACCATCGTTCGATTTCGAACGGATGCTGCAACAAAATCTCACCGATGGTAGTACGGCCCCTCTCAGAAGCACGTTCCTGCATGACATTAACGAGAACGATGATGATGAAAACGGGGGCATGGGGGCGATGGGTGGCAATCCAATGCTTTCATCTAGTCAAGCTGCTGGCACTTTGGGTGATCCACGATCGACAATGAGTTTCAGCACCCGCGGCGGTATGAGTAGACGAGAGGGACCCGCCGAAGGATCTCGTACTGGACTTTTGTCAAG TCTGTACGGGGAAAATGCAGTATCTCAACCGTCACACGAGTTAACGGCAGCAGATATGTGTCTTAGCACTTTGTACCTGCACGAGTTGCATCACAATCAT ATGCGACGTCGCGGTGGCAGTCTTCGAACCGAGGCAGCCCAACGGCAGCTGTGGCAACGACCCCACCAGCAGCAGTCCCCATCGGTTGTGTTTCCCTCTACCAGCGGGTCTGGTTCAGCGACAGCGGCAGCCGCATCAAGTTCCACATCGGCGGCCGAGCGGACGCCGCTACTCGGAAGCAAAAAGTCATAG